Proteins from a genomic interval of Candidatus Rubidus massiliensis:
- the ftsK gene encoding DNA translocase FtsK, producing the protein MAKKKDKKEPPKNEKIPKSNPIIDGILLFSFAFIMSLSLLSFAYGTGMRNSLGLIGYNIGWIFHAFFGVPSYFISLFIAWIGWRKMFSKPITNLSVKVFWFAIAIISSCFLFSLIEDNTNYIASGIKWTFYPSLLKDNFYYHLGGMPFYYIYKDLPFFNLDHLVNTVGVFIIFSTTLSASLLFLFKIHPMQIYEVLKKIIASMQIPNLKKPSQEALSTAGASSKIDKEMPQSDFMRYVKLRIPNTQQQAETQPSLQLPFNSGELLAIQPETNLKVRPSLSRKEKIIEDVQVDEIAPIPSLSKPINSTESLAQKKRANAIKAQQVYNGDFKEFNLPSSNLLSNPKKIDQTNLKKDLKRQAEVLEETLLSFGIEAKVGQINCGPTITSFEVHPAIGVKVQRIKTLENDIALNMEAKSIRIIAPIPGKAAVGIEVPNPQPQEVAFKDMLQAYQQGTRKFQIPILLGKAVNGDYVMSDLAKMPHCIIAGATGSGKSVCINTIVMSIVMNAKPDEIRLIMVDPKKVELTGYSALPHMLAPVITEAQGACAALNWMVKEMEKRYEILKHAGLRNIEAFNNRTIDKEAEEALPIDIPEKLPFIVGIIDELADLMMVSSSDIETPIARIAQMARAVGIHLILATQRPSREVITGLIKANFPTRISFKVASRVNSQIVLDEVGAETLLGNGDMLFLPPGSSHLVRAQGAFIRDDDIHAIVDMVCKQAPPNYEIESFDTYSPSNDYDTFQEELPLDVLFDQAKDVVLSTGNASTTFLQRKLKIGYARAASLMDQLELKGIVGPAEGSKARKILGIVKKNPAERDFLDEFEE; encoded by the coding sequence ATGGCAAAAAAAAAAGATAAGAAAGAGCCTCCTAAAAACGAAAAAATACCTAAATCTAATCCAATAATTGACGGGATACTTTTATTTAGCTTTGCCTTTATTATGAGCCTTAGTTTGCTAAGTTTCGCCTATGGAACAGGTATGAGAAATTCACTTGGATTAATAGGCTATAATATAGGTTGGATTTTTCATGCGTTTTTTGGAGTGCCTAGCTATTTCATTTCCTTATTTATTGCGTGGATTGGTTGGCGTAAAATGTTTTCTAAACCAATTACAAATCTTTCTGTTAAAGTCTTTTGGTTTGCCATAGCCATTATTTCTTCTTGTTTTTTATTTTCCTTGATAGAGGATAATACTAACTATATAGCAAGTGGCATTAAATGGACTTTTTATCCAAGTCTTTTAAAAGATAATTTTTATTATCACTTAGGAGGTATGCCTTTTTATTATATATATAAAGATCTCCCCTTCTTTAATTTAGATCATTTAGTTAATACTGTCGGTGTTTTTATAATTTTTTCCACTACCTTAAGTGCAAGCTTACTCTTCTTATTTAAAATACACCCCATGCAAATATATGAAGTTTTAAAAAAAATTATAGCTTCAATGCAAATCCCAAATTTAAAAAAACCCAGTCAAGAAGCTTTAAGTACAGCTGGTGCTTCCAGTAAAATAGATAAAGAAATGCCGCAAAGCGATTTTATGCGTTATGTAAAATTGCGTATCCCAAATACTCAACAACAAGCTGAAACACAACCTTCTTTACAGTTACCTTTTAATTCAGGTGAACTTTTAGCTATTCAACCAGAGACAAACCTCAAAGTACGCCCCTCCCTTTCTAGAAAAGAAAAAATTATTGAAGATGTTCAGGTTGATGAAATAGCTCCTATTCCTTCTTTATCTAAACCCATTAATTCGACAGAATCTTTAGCGCAAAAAAAACGAGCCAATGCTATCAAAGCGCAACAAGTATATAATGGGGATTTTAAAGAATTTAATTTGCCATCATCTAATTTATTATCTAATCCTAAAAAAATTGATCAAACTAATTTAAAAAAAGATTTAAAACGGCAAGCTGAAGTTTTAGAAGAAACATTATTAAGCTTTGGCATTGAAGCAAAAGTTGGACAAATCAATTGTGGCCCCACTATAACCTCTTTCGAAGTGCATCCAGCAATTGGAGTTAAAGTACAAAGAATAAAAACATTAGAAAACGACATTGCCTTAAATATGGAAGCTAAATCCATTCGGATCATAGCTCCAATACCTGGAAAGGCAGCTGTTGGCATAGAAGTTCCCAATCCCCAACCACAAGAAGTGGCTTTTAAAGATATGCTCCAAGCGTATCAACAGGGTACGCGTAAGTTTCAAATTCCTATTTTACTTGGAAAAGCCGTCAATGGAGATTATGTAATGAGTGATTTAGCTAAAATGCCTCATTGCATCATTGCCGGAGCTACTGGTTCTGGAAAATCAGTTTGTATTAATACAATTGTCATGTCGATTGTTATGAATGCAAAACCAGACGAAATCCGTTTAATCATGGTAGATCCTAAAAAGGTTGAACTAACGGGCTACTCTGCTTTACCTCATATGTTAGCTCCTGTAATTACTGAAGCGCAAGGAGCCTGCGCTGCTTTAAACTGGATGGTAAAAGAGATGGAAAAACGGTATGAAATCTTAAAGCACGCCGGTCTTCGCAATATTGAAGCTTTTAATAATCGAACAATCGACAAAGAAGCAGAAGAGGCTCTGCCTATTGATATTCCTGAAAAACTTCCTTTTATAGTAGGTATAATCGACGAATTAGCCGACTTAATGATGGTTTCTAGCAGTGACATAGAAACCCCCATAGCCAGAATTGCACAAATGGCAAGAGCTGTTGGAATACATCTAATTTTAGCGACCCAAAGACCATCGCGTGAAGTTATCACAGGTTTAATTAAAGCAAACTTTCCTACAAGAATTTCTTTTAAAGTGGCAAGTAGAGTCAACAGTCAAATTGTTTTGGATGAAGTTGGCGCAGAAACTTTGCTTGGCAATGGTGACATGCTCTTTTTACCACCAGGTTCCTCCCATTTAGTTAGAGCTCAAGGAGCTTTTATTAGAGATGATGACATACACGCCATTGTAGATATGGTCTGTAAACAAGCTCCACCAAATTATGAAATTGAATCTTTTGATACTTATAGCCCATCTAACGATTATGACACATTCCAAGAAGAATTGCCTTTAGATGTACTATTTGATCAAGCCAAAGACGTAGTCTTAAGCACTGGCAATGCCTCTACAACCTTCTTGCAAAGAAAATTAAAAATAGGTTATGCAAGAGCTGCAAGCTTGATGGATCAACTGGAATTAAAAGGAATCGTTGGTCCTGCCGAAGGAAGTAAAGCCAGAAAAATTTTAGGAATCGTAAAGAAAAATCCAGCAGAACGTGATTTTTTAGATGAATTTGAAGAGTAA